CGCTTTGAGCCGAATGCGACGCTCGGCGGCGCCCAGTTGCCGGTAGGCAAGTTCGAGGGCGCCTTCCTGCCGGCGACGTTCTGGTTCGCCCACGCCTTGGCCAAAGCCGGCCGCGCAGACGAGGCGGAGGCGATCCTGATCCGGTGCGAAGCCATCGCGGGCGAGTTGGGTCTGTTTGCCGAAGCAGCTGACGCGCGCCGGCAGACGTTCCTGGGCAACACGCCGCTTTTATTCGCGCACGTCGAATACGTCCGCGCAGCCCGTGAGGTGGCCGAGGCCAAGGCGCGCGGCGGGATCAAAGATTCTGGCAAGGAGAAGACGCATGCACACTGACAAGACTCACAAGGCTCCAAGGGTAATTGTGGTCACGGGCGCGTCGGCCGGCCTGGGCCGCGCAATCGCGCAAGCCTTCGCCCGCAGCGAAGGCGCCCGGATCGGCCTGATCGCGCGTGGAAGAGACCGCCTGGAAGCTGCGAAACGCGACGTGGAAAAGCTGGGCGGCCGGGCACTGGTGCTGCCCGCAGATGTTGCCGATGCGGAGGCGATTGGAGCGGCGGCTGAGCAGGTGGAAGCCGAACTGGGCCCCATCGACGTGTGGGTCAATGATGCCATGACGGGCGTCTTTTCGCCGGTCAAAGAGATGACCGCCGCCGAGTTCAAACGCGTGACCGAGGTTACCTATCTCGGTTTCGTGAACGGCACGCTTGCCGCACTGAAACGGATGCTGCCGCGGGACCAGGGCTGCATCATTCAGGTCGGGAGCGCCCTGGCCTACCGCGGCATACCGTTGCAGGCAGCCTATTGCGCGAGCAAACATGCCATCCAGGGCTTCATGGATTCATTGCGCTGCGAATTGATCCACGACAAAAGCCGGGTCCGCGTCACGATGGTGCAAATGCCGGCGATGAACACCCCCCAGTTTGAGTGGGTCAAAAGCCGCCTGCCGAAGCGGGCCCAGCCGGTGCCGCCGATTTTCCAGCCCGAGGTGGCGGCCGAAGCGGTCGTGTACGCTTCGCACCATAACCGGCGAGAAATCTACGTCGGCATGCCGACGGTCAAGGCCATTATCGCCAACAAATTCTTTCCCGGCCTGCTGGACCATTACCTGGCCCGCACCGGCTACGAGGGCCAGCAAACCGATGAGCCGGAGGATCCGAACCGGCCGTACAACCTTTGCGAACCGGTACCCGGCGACTATGGCGCCCACGGGCGTTTTAGTGCACGGGCGCGCAATTTCAGCCCGCAACTCTGGACGGACCTCCACCGTGACGGGTTGGCGACGCTGGCGTTGATCGGGCTGGCGGCGTTAGGCGCGGCTGCGTTCATGAAGAAAAATGCCGATTAACCGATCAGCGCCAGCCATCGCCGCATGGATGGCTCATCCGCACCCGGGCACCTCGGGACCGAAGGAGGGCAAAGAGTATGCGACTTACGGATTTCAAAGTGCTGAGTTTCGACTGTTATGGCACCTTGATAGACTGGGAGACCGGAATCACCGAGGCGCTGCAGCCCCTTGTTGCCCGATCCGGACAGGCGTTGAGCCGCGATGAAGTGCTCGAGGCGTTTGCCCGTCACGAGGCCGCACAGCAGGCGGCGACGCCCGCCATGATCTATTCAAAGCTCCTGGGCGCGGTGCACTCTCGCCTTGCCCTTGACTGGGGCATAGAGCCAGACGCCGAAGAAAGCGAGGCGTTCGGACGCTCGGTTCCCCGTTGGCCCGAGTTCGCCGATTCGCCGGCCGCACTTCACTACCTGAAGCAACATTATAAGCTGGTCATCCTTTCCAACGTGGATCGTGAAAGCTTCATAGGCAGCAACGCGCGACTGCAGGTAGAGTTCGACTATGTCTTTACGGCTCAGGACATCGGCTCCTATAAGCCGGACCCGCACAATTTTGAATACCTGATCGAGAACCTTAGGCTTGCCGGGTACGAAAAGCACGAGATCCTGCACACCGCCGAGAGCCTCTTCCATGATCATCTCCCGGCGAACAAAGCAGGGCTTGCCTCCGCCTGGATTTATCGGCGCCACGCCCAGGCAGGCTTTGGCGCGACGCATCCACCGGAGAAAATTCCCAACTACGACTTCCGGTTTCAGAGCCTGGGAGAGATGGCCAAAGCGCACCGGGAAGCGCTGCGTTCGGGCCGTGAGCGGCCGGCGGGATGAACTAGTTTTTCGACCCGCGAGGACTGATGGACCGATCACTTCCCGGAAGCCGCCCCGGCGTAACGTTGCGAGCAAAACCGATTGGATCAGTTGTCAAAGGTGTCGGCATTAATTGGCCTGGAGGGGCGGCAGAACGCGTTGCCGGCGGGTTCTGCCGCCCCTTCAGCAAATCCAACCCGGCGGGGCGGGCGTTTGTCAGGATGGGCGTACGGCCGTGACGCCTTAGGAGGGCTCGATCGTGATTTGACGGTTACCCAGGGTAAAACCCTGGGCTAAGTTCCTTTGGCCCTTCAGGCCATCAACCCGTCTGCCGGCCCGGTAGGCCTAAGGCCGATTCACCCGGCTACGGAGCATCCTCCGGTGGCGACACCCCCCTCCAGCCGGCATTCTACCGGGATAACTATCTGAATGGAATTAACGGCAGCAACGTTGAAAAATGACCCACTCGTGGCGCCCGTACATGGCTCCGTCATCACTTACGGACAAGATCATATCAGTTTCGGTAACGGCATAGCGAAGACGACCATATCAATCGTCACCCTGGGATGCTGACTTTTGTATTGATCCCGATGACTCGCAAAAAACTCGACGCCATTACTTTTGCTGGAAAACTCATTGATCTGCCTCCAGCCGATTTCCGGGATGTGAATCCAATCACCTTGCCGTAAGTGTAAAG
The nucleotide sequence above comes from Verrucomicrobiota bacterium. Encoded proteins:
- a CDS encoding SDR family oxidoreductase — encoded protein: MHTDKTHKAPRVIVVTGASAGLGRAIAQAFARSEGARIGLIARGRDRLEAAKRDVEKLGGRALVLPADVADAEAIGAAAEQVEAELGPIDVWVNDAMTGVFSPVKEMTAAEFKRVTEVTYLGFVNGTLAALKRMLPRDQGCIIQVGSALAYRGIPLQAAYCASKHAIQGFMDSLRCELIHDKSRVRVTMVQMPAMNTPQFEWVKSRLPKRAQPVPPIFQPEVAAEAVVYASHHNRREIYVGMPTVKAIIANKFFPGLLDHYLARTGYEGQQTDEPEDPNRPYNLCEPVPGDYGAHGRFSARARNFSPQLWTDLHRDGLATLALIGLAALGAAAFMKKNAD
- a CDS encoding haloacid dehalogenase type II, which gives rise to MRLTDFKVLSFDCYGTLIDWETGITEALQPLVARSGQALSRDEVLEAFARHEAAQQAATPAMIYSKLLGAVHSRLALDWGIEPDAEESEAFGRSVPRWPEFADSPAALHYLKQHYKLVILSNVDRESFIGSNARLQVEFDYVFTAQDIGSYKPDPHNFEYLIENLRLAGYEKHEILHTAESLFHDHLPANKAGLASAWIYRRHAQAGFGATHPPEKIPNYDFRFQSLGEMAKAHREALRSGRERPAG